A region of the Apium graveolens cultivar Ventura chromosome 6, ASM990537v1, whole genome shotgun sequence genome:
CCATGTACACCACCTCCAAATGGTATTTTACTCATCATTTCAAACTTTTTTCTTATGTATCTTGTGAATGAGGATTGATCACCAGTTAAGTAGACAGTGAAAGGAGTGTAATGATTTTTTTCCAAGCTCTTCAGATTTGGGTAGTCAGATATAAGTCAAGCATGGTTGTTTGTAGAGCTCTCTATCATAGTAAGGATTAGGAAATATAGAGACTAATATCGTAATTTGAACTATACAAATGTCAATATTTGAAAAAACCGGGGATTTTCACAAAAACAGTTCCTCTGCTTCTTGGAGTAGGACCATTAAGAGGTAATGTCTATGGACATTTAAATAATGCAAGACCCTACTTTCGAGTGGGATATACTGAGTATGTTTGGTTTGACACTCCGAAAGTATGTAACTAACTTCAAGATTCATTCGGAAAATTTTAACCAAATCGGAGATGTTTCTTTGATCAAAATCAAAGTCTTTTGATCAATGTGCTACGTTTGTAATTATTTTAGTGTTTGTGATCAGGTTCCCAGAGCCAGCTTGTTTGTTCCGGATGTCGAAACCTATTACTCTATCCACTCGGGGCAACCTCAGTATGTTGTGCCGTTTGTAATGCAGTAACAGCTGTGCCACCTCCAGGTTTGTATATACAATTTGGCGCATCTGTTGGTCTTTAAGCAATTTTCAACCTCTCTTATATTTCTTTGTATTGGGGAAAATATGGAAATCAATAGGCTGTAAAGTTGAACCACCTATGTAATATTCCACTAGGGATTAAAAGTTTTGAGGTATAGATCAATTTGTTAATTCATTTATATGCTGCAAATTTGGCTACTAAACAGGCACAGAAAATGCTCAATTGGTCTGTGGAGGTTGCCACACATTGTTAATGTACATTCGTGGCGCAACCAGTGTAAAATGTTCATGCTGTCACACTGTCAACTTAGCTATGGAGGGTAAAAGTCTTTTCCTACCATTCAAAACCACAAAATGTGTATATATGCAGAATGCTCTTGAACTCATATTGATGTGCTTTGTGCAGCTAATAAAGTAGCACATGTCAACTGTGGAAATTGTCAAATGTTGTTAATGTATCAATATGGCGCACAGTCTGTTAGATGTGCAGTTTGCCATTTTGTGACTTCAGTTGGGGTAAGTGTTTACAtgattttcttcttcttttcacCTTACAGTATTCACACTGATGGTTAGTATAATTGCCAGCATCATGAACTCTACACTAAATATTAGTATATTTCTTGAATTTCAGCTTTAAAATTACCATCACCCATATCATGCAGGTACCAACAGCCACCGTGGAGCAGAAACTCAACTGCTAAGTCAAGAATGCTTAAATTACTAGAAACAATCTTGAGGACTTATTATTATTACGTGTGTCCTAGTTACATGtatagccttgctaaatttcttCTGCAATAGTTCTCTATGAATAAGCATTTTTGTCAGGTTGCTTGTTTGAAAGGGCTTCGGAGTTAATGTTTAAGGATGAAAAAAGGTTCTTTTGTCATACAGTGGTTGTAAATCATTGGAATTATTTGCTTGAATCAATTTTATGTCAAATTATCAACATGTTGAACCGGTCATAGAAATTTATGTGGAGAGAAATATCTTGAGTTTGGATAATCATATATCTCAGAAATTGACACTTTGAGGCAAAGAGATCACAAGAAATTAAATTAGCTAGTAATCAGAATCCTGTAAACGAATAAGATTTGAATGCAGCCATAAGCTAACATGATATGTTTCAGAAAGAAATCTCTTTTCGATTGCACGATCCAGCCAACCTAGCTAAGCTGCTAATTTCAGATTTTAATTTGGAGTGATATTTGAATTAATCAAGTCGTGTCACATCTGAGTGAATTAGGTCTGATCTGGATGTGCGAGACATTGGCTCCTGTAAAGAAGACAAGATAATAGACCTAGTCGCCTAGAAATAACATTTCACAAATTTGAAGTTTTGAAGATGAAGTCTATCAGAAATGTCAATTTTTAACTTATATTCTCTCCACACAAAGCCTCAAAAGATTCTTAAGAGATAAGACTTTGATAATACTTGAAAGCCGTGTGTGTGAGATGCGCAATGGAACAATCAAGACATTAGGCAGGTATCATATCAACAAGCCAGTGGGGAGATCAGGATAGAACTTCAGTTCATTTCAATAATAGGGACACCCTGGTCTTTGAAACTATTTGTTCTCCCCCATAATTGTTGTTTAATTACTCATTCCGTCCCTGTGTTTATATGTCTTTGTTTGATTTTTTATGGCCAAATTAACTCACTTTGACCGTAAATTAAATATCAAtctttcattattttgaaaaactgaaTAATACGTATTAAAGTTGATTACATGTATTttttaatgatataatttttataattttttttaattatatattatatgaaaTTTTCAGATAAAATTGAGTTAAATTGAACACAAAATGTCAAACAGTACAGATAAATTGGGACTTGGGACGGACGGAGTATTATACTTTTGATCTTTCCGAGGAGCAAAAATACCACAACAAAGACACGTACTGTAGTTTAACCAGCACGAGCTGCACAAATAGCAAACAAATATCTTGGAGCATCTCCAACCTATTACACTATTTTtggattaaaataattttaaaaatatgttATTTTTAAATTCAACTCTAATCCATGAATACCAAATTTTACACCATTATTATACTATATAGATTATTTTAGAGTAAAGTGCACTTTGTGTACGTACACTTTGTGTGTCAGACCACTTTAGGTATTATACTTTAAAAACTCTCATTTCATGTACATTAACTCTGCCCGTTTTTGTGGTTAGTGTATTTCTGTCAAATAGAACTAACACCGTTACTTTTGCTAGGGGCAGTTTTGTCAATAAACATATACAGTTAAAACCTCCAAATTACTTTACCCTTTTCATTTCATCACTTCGTCTTTGTCTTGATGTCTTCCCTCCCGCCAATTTTCTCTTGCCTCTGCTCATTCGACCAAGAATGGGGTGGTTTCGGAGAAAAGCTAGTGACAAAGACTTCTACAAGCCAGATGAAGGTCCTGATTATGATGGTAAGAACTTACACTCGGTTTTGTGTACTTAGGGTTTGTTTTTAATTAAGTTTTTACCCTGAGTTGTGACCTAGGGTTTGTTCTGCTTATGATCTGTTCCTAGAATTTGTTAAATAGGGTTTTATCCATGTACGAGTGTTAAGTGCATTTGTTAAAATCAATATGTTATTGTCGATCCCTGTGCATGTTGTCATCGATTTGTTATAACATTCGAAATATGTAATTGCTAAAAAGaagtgtttttatgtttttctgaCAATGTGTTGTTCAGTATAGCTGAATAAAGGATGGGTAAATgtgttttttttttgaaatgtgTAATTGCTATAATGGAGTGTTCTGTAGTGTCAATTTGTTGTTTAGTAAAGCATGGGTAAAGTTGTTTTACAAGGTAAATTTGGTTGTTGCAGCTTATGAAGACATGTTCACTATTAAAATGCATTATGGGGGCAAGTTTAGTGAGACAGATTTAGGCATTCAATATGTTGGGGGGTCCTATGACTATTTTGATTTGTGTGAGTCAGATACAATGAGTATACTGGAGTTGATAAGCATGTTAAAAGAGTGTGGGGAAATAGGAGTGTACACCTTATTCTATAAGTGGCCAAAGACTGATATGACAAGAGGTTTGCATACCTTGGATAGAGATTGCGATATTGTAGAAATGTGTGAGTTGCTTCCACCATCAAAGGTTATATATGTGTATGCCATCACAACTGATCATATTGTTGTAGTTGATGCTGATGGGGTGCCCACTCAGGAGTTTGCCCCCTCACAGGTTGAAAATATGGAGTATGTTGATCATACCACAGAGCAGGTGGGAGAAAATATTGCTGATATGATGGAAGATCATGAAGGAGATATTAGCGACAATGTAAGGGGGGTTCAGTGatgatgaatctgatgaggacTACAACCCAGTGGAGGATAGAGATGTTCTGAGTGATTGTAGTTTTTACTCTGATGCTTCAAATATGGATTCAACTGATGATGAGGTTTGTAATCACAAGATTTTGAGGGataagaaaaagaaagagaaggcCCAAGGGATAGGGAAAAAGAAACCAAATGATAGAGCAAACATTATTGAGAAGCCTGCGGAAAAGGACACAGTTCCTGAGAATGAAAAATTGGAAGATGACAAAAGTTGTAGTGAAGATGAAGGAGGAAATGTCAGTGATGCCTCTACTAACTATGCATCCAGTGATGAAGAGAGGATGGCATGCAATTCAACTGATGAAGAGGAAGTCACATTTCCAGTCTTCAATCCCATAACTGACATGAAGGACCCGGAGTTCCAGCTTGGTATGTTATTTCCAAATGCTAAAATCTTCAGAGCTGCAGTGAGAAAGCAAGCAATTATGCACAGAAGACCTATTAAGATATGCAGGAACTATGGTATCAGGGTGAGGTTTATTTGTGAGAAGCCATGTGAATGGAAGATTTATGCCTCAAAGATGAACTCTACCAATACCTATCATATCAAGGTATACAAATCTAAACATACCTGCACAACTACTTTTTATCAGAAACAAATTAATTCAAGGTGGATTGCTGATCATTATGAAGATGAAATCAGGATGAATCCAACATGGCCACTAACTGCTTTTTTGAAAAAAGTTGTTAATGATTGGCATTGTCATGTTAGTGTATATGCAATTGCAAGGGCAAAGAATAAAGCTTTGGACAACATAAATGGTAAACATGTGGATCAGTATGGGAGAGTATGGGAGTATGGGAGCAGATTTTGAAGGTGATGCCTCGGTCAACAGTTCAAATTATGACAGAAGATCAAGAACTAGCAGGTGGTAGAAAGAGATTTAAGAGAATGTACATATGCCTTGGTCCACTAAAAATGGGATTCAGAAATGGTTGTAGGCCATTGCTTGGACGAGATGGATGTCATTTGAAGGGCCCATATGGTGGCCAGTTGCTTGCAGCTGTGGCAACAGATGCAAATGATGGAATGTATCCCCTTGCCTGGGCAGTAGTAGAAGCTGAGAATAATGACAGTTGGAACTGGTTTCTAGAGAGCCTCAAGTCTGACATGAGGATAGAGAATGATGGTGCATTCAGTTTTATAAGTGACAGACAAAAGGTAAAAGATTTGAATAATAatacttctatatataatagTAGTTAATGATTGGTTGGTGCTTTGGCAGGTCCTGATAAATGCTTTGGAAGCTGTATTTCCTAATGCAGAACACAGGTTCTGTGTCATGCATCTATATAGGAACATGTGGAAGGAGCATAAAGGCATTTATGTGAGGATGTATTTGTGGTTGGCTGCTAGGGCCACCACTGACTATATATTTAACAAACATATGCAAGAGATGAAAAAAGTTTGTCAAATTTTACATTTTTTCATATAAAGTGCAATTACATTTCATTAACTATActcttatatttacatttatgTCTAACAGTTGTCAATGAAGTGCTTTGAATGACTTAGTGAAAAACCTAGAAGTCAGTGGTCCCGGAGTGCATTCAGGAATCTTTGCAGGAGTGACATGTTTGTTAATAACCATTGTGAGGTTTTTAACAGCACAATCAGGAAATACAGGGACCTACCTATTATATCTATGCTAAAGGCCATTCATAATGATGTTATGGTGAGAATTCAGAAGAGAAGAGACAAAATATTGAACAACTATGTCCTCAATCCAGTGTGTCCTAATGCTATGAGGAGGCTGAACAAGTAAGTCAAATAACTTTCTTTAGGTACCTTTGGATTCATACCTGAGATATTGATAACTATGATTTTGTTCTTACTTGTAGGGCAATAGATCAGAGTAAAGATTGTCATGTGACTTAGAGTGGAGGTGCTAGGTATTTAGTGACAATGTTTGCTGGTGGTTATGAGATGGTAGTAGATTTGGAGGCTCATAATTATGCATGTAAGAAGTGGGGTCTGTCTGGTATTCCTTGTTACCATGCTTGTGCATGCATAGCATGGAGCAAGAAACCATATGAGCCTTTTATTCACATGTCATACAGCAAAGACATGTTTTTAGAATGTTATTCAAACATTGTTGAGCCAATAGTAGGAGAGACCGAATGGACTGAAACACCCTATCCAAGGCCCTTGCCCCCAGAAAAAAGGTTCAACCTGGGAGGCCAAAGAAGCAGAGGAGCAAGGTGAATGATATAGCTGATGAATCTGGAACAAAGCTTAAAAAACACAACATCAAAATAAAGTGTACCTACTGTACTGAGGTCAATCATAATATAAGGACTTGTCCTGCTAGGGTAAGCCTATTTATGTTTAATATTGTTGCTGATTATTTTGTTAAGACATTAATACTAGGAACAGTGCACTTACACAGGCACATGATAGAGCAAATGGATGTGAGAAGGTGGTCAAGGTTAGGACTAAAACCCCTAAGAAGCGATAAATGACCGCTGAAGGCCAGGATGCTTCCACTGAAGCTGGTGAAGGTGGGACAACAAGTGCTGTAGGTAATGTAAGTAATGGGACAACAAATGGAGCAGCTTCTGAGGTGAGTAAAAGGACCATTGCTGAAGGCACTCAGGGTGGGGTATTACTAAACAAGAGTAGAAGGGCAAAGGTTTAAAAAACTCCGCTTCATATTGAGGCACATCAGACAAATGTTCAAGGTCAGGCAACCACAACTACTAGGGCACATATTGAGGCAAGGAGGAGGCAAATGGAGGCTAATTTAAGCAAGCACCCTGTCTGGAAAATTTGAGTATTATCATAGTCTATTTGAACTTGGTATTAGGATGCTTTGTATACCCTATTGTCCACCTGATGTATGTTGCTTCATGTAGTTGCTTGGTGGAATATTTTGGTACGGTGCTCATAATGTATTGTCACCATGTGCTTAATGCTTAATATCTTATGGTTTTTTGCTTATATTGTATTTGTCGCTCATTAATATCATACAATATGTTGCTTATATTATTTGTCGGATATTAATCATATAGTCTTACAATGTGCATTGTCGATTGATCTATAAGTGCTTCAAACTTAACGTAACAAAAATAATTACCAAACATATTTTCCAATCAAAGTCTAATATTACATCAACCAAAGCACCCTTACATTGTTCAAAGAAACCACCTAGTATATTGTACCTAAACAAAAACACCAACAATATACAACTAAATTGGAGTCACTAAATTGTGCATACTTGGCACAACTACATCTGCAAACCAAAACCATCTGCAAACAACAATCATTCAGTGCTTTAATCAGATTCAGAAGAGTAACCTCCATCCTCAACCACGGCTTCCTGTCCAACTGCGCCAAGAACCATGTTCATCATTAGCGAAAATAACACAAAAATAGCAATGACAGTGAACTCTTGCTTCTTCTTCACATTATTCATCTCAGTTTGATGCTTTTCGATAAGCCTATCCATCCTACGCCCGAACCTGTGCACCTGCTCAGCAATACTTTCTTGCAGCTCCTCAATCATTGCTACAACTCGAGGTCCAAGTGGTGGGTCTACCCACTTGTGGTAGCCACATTCTTCTTCGACACATTCTCTGAACCTCCTTCCAGCGTTTTCGCCGTACCAACGAGTCTTCACCACGCTCATCCGGTTGCAATCACATGCCAGATCAAGAATGTCATCATAGTTTTCCATGTTTTCTGTCATTTCTATAGAGGGTGGATGCAATTAGGGTTTAGATATCAAGCAATTGGGGATGGGGGTAAATACAGTGGGGAATGGACTTAAATAGAGCCGTTGTATATTTTATTGACAAAACTGCCCCCACCAAAAGTAATGGTTATGTGCTCTATTTGATGAAAATACACTAACCACAAAAACGGGCAAAGTTCATGTACACGAAATGAGAGTTTTTAAAGTATGATACCTAAAGTGGTTTAACATACAAAGTGCACGTACACAAAGTGCACTTTACTCATTATTTTATTACTAAAGTACAAAAGTAAAGTTAAAATTAATAAAGTGATTGGATACAAATGGAACAAATTTATTTTTAGTAAATGAGTACAAGGATAACACGAGAATAtacaaaaattctaaaaatttagTTTGACACGGAATTTGGTGTAACTTTTGATGTCACACCGAAATGGTATAACTTTTAGAGTTAGGTTGGAGATGAATTTTACATCAAAATAGTGTAAAAGTGCAAATTTAGAGTGGGGTTGGAGATTCTTAAACTAGAGCTGTCAATTCGTTCGTTttgtgtactttcgtgtcgtgtactttcgtgtttcgtatCATGAATGTCTAACAAAAACCCAAACCGTTAAGGATTCATTTCATTTCGTATTCGTGTACCTTCATTTCGTGTACGTTTCATGTCGTGTTTcgtgtaatttaaaattaataataaaaataaagataaataaaatGTATATTAAATTTTTACTAGTCGAGTTTTAAGTCAATAAGTAATAAAGACTCAAGTGTAGTGAAATCctataaaatttaaatttgaatttattttgtatctattttatgtaaatattatatgtaaaatattattataaaatatatgtattcatatgattttgataaatttatttaatatttatatatttcgTATACTTTTGTTTCACGTCGTGTACCCAAGTGTAAATCCCAAATCGACACTAAATTTATCTGtatactttcgtgttcgtgtatttttatatttacGTATCAAAACtatcaaactaaacccattatttttgtataatttTCGTATCTTATTATCGTGTACGCTTGACTACATAGAGACAGAGTACCATTTTCGCTGGAAGCATCTTCTACAAGATCACCAAAACAGGGCAACACCTGCCAAATTCATAGCCACTGTCATTTATAACATTTATTTTAAGCGGGGCGCTCAGACTGGATAGATCTTTACCAGTAAAATTTTTGCCTTAGCAAATTTTTCACTATAACTTTATAAGATATTCAATATACAAATTTATCCAAACAAATATTGATCAAGTTATTTTCACTTTTCAGTCATCAATTTAAGCAGCTTAAAACCTTAGGTAATTATTTCAAGTTTTGGGCTCTTGATCACATTTACATTTTAATAATCTACAAATtctattttatataaataaaaaatgtTATATAAGTTATTACCATTTTTCCTTCTCAAAATAAAAAAGTCCCTCCGTCCCTTAATAATTTTCTCGTTTGCCTTTATCATGTTTGTCAACTCACATTTTTGAtagttaatatctttaattttatattaatataaaatataaaaatttcaccgtattaaagtactcataaatatgACTCAAACAAAATCACTCCTGACTACATCTATTCTTACAGATTAGGCGTAAATTAATAATTTGTCTCATGTTATGAACAGTGCCGACATATGAAACGAGAAAAGTAATAAGGTACGGAGGGAGTACATTTTTCCAGAGTGtacaaaaataatttatttattttttcttatttttttggATGATAAAAAAGTATCTTCAACAACAACACGAGAGAACATCCCTCACTCTCCCTGTTGTAACTTGTTTTACAATACTATTTTTAGGTCATCTGCACTCTGacaaataattaaattattactttttatattattatttttatattatttgtaGCAGTcttatttcaaaaaatatttaaataatttatacGGCAACTTaacttattttaaaaaatttataaaaaataataatgtaTATTATCCGGAACACAATTGTAAAGGGCACAGCCTAAATTAACATCTCATCTCAACTTAATATTTTAAGGCTAATAAAGGTAATCAAGTAATTGGGATGAAGTCAACATTGATACTACAGAGAATTACATCAGAATTGTAGGAGTTTACTTGCTCAGATAAATAATCAGAAGTGTTTGGTTGATTATGTGATAATTGATATTCTATGTGATAATCATAAAGGTAGTTTACACACACTTTCGGTTTCTAATTGTTTGCAAATGTGTATATGGAGCCTTATGCAGTTGTTTGCAAATACGGAGAGGGGAACATGATTCGTAAAACGTCATATTCAGCGACAAATAGAAACAGAATGTACTATAGCTGTCCTAAATCAAAGGTACAAAAATATTTACCTAATTGAATGCGTTAATGATGGAGAAGTCTAATATGAATTTTGTATTATTTCAGAAATGGAAACTGGGAAATGGGACTGGGGCTGCAAACACTTTTTTTGGGAGGATGAGCTCACACTGTTTTCGGCAGGTTCTTCTGATGCTGGTTCTTCTGGTAAGGTTACAGATGGTGATGGTTCTTCTGGTAAGGTTACTGATGGTGATGTGCCTTCTTCTACCCCGCCTTCAACACCTTGTGGCTCTTCTACTTCCACaatcacttgccccatatatcATTTGCCTGCCCCGGTATATTGTGCCTGCCCCTTGTCCATATAACTTGCCCACTGTATCGTTTGCCTGCTCCCCGTCTACCAAACCTACCCTAGTTTTAATATACCTGCCCCTTTTGTCAATTCCCTGCTCATTTTCTAATATAACCTGCCCCTTTTTCATTTGCCTATCCCTTGGATCATTTGCCTGCCCCTGTCTTGTGTGTAAACATGTGCACGATACATAAAAAGTGAAAAGTAAAGTAAGCATACATAAAATATTAGATAAGACAAGTATCAATTTTGATCAAACTGAAATTTAGTCATAAACCAAAATTACAAAACTGAAATTTCGATTAAAATTACCCGCACACTTGTTGGCATGAATGTAAGAACATCAAAGTGTGACCTTGTGACGTGAAATGTGATGATTAGCGACTCTGCAACATTTTAGTGTCAGTCTGATGAATTATTCTATTTTTAACATCATCCATGATATAGTACAGTACTAGTTTTGATAAGTGCTATCTAATGAACATACAGtaaaatatatcaaaataaaaaaataagtaGAAAGCGAGATTAATATAGATCCTTAAATTTGTTACAATTGTTCATAGAATCATATAGCGATTTCTTCTTTATCCTCGTACTTATATAGTTCATAGCCATATTTTATTTGGGTTTTCAAATAATTCAGATCATATTTGATCTTGTTCATTGGCCTCGTCTTTCCATGAATAGTTGTTATATTGCTTCTGAGCTTTCGTTTCTTTTCAGGGCCCTTGCTCTTCGAGCGCCGTCTTCTTTTATTTGGCCCAGCCAAAGCAAATTTGTACTTTTCAGCTGCTTGTCTACGGTGGGGTGAAATAGAGGGTTCAGTGTGGTATGGAGAATATGCAATAAAAATTGTCATAGAAATTAGTAATGATGAATATACAACTGTGAAAAATTAACTACGTTAATTGCAAAAAGTGCAAAAAGAGTTTACCTCTGTCCTTAGAGTTTGGCATGACCTTTGCAGGATGATCAACATTTTGGGGGGTTGCACGATCCTTCTTCCTTCTATACGTCAAATGCACAGGTAGACGTGCCTTTTCTCTAGGGACAAAGTGGGGTGGACTGTGGGGTGCATTGTTATTATCTTGGCCAGCCACATCAGAGTTTGGCATGGCCTTCACATGATGATCAACATCTTGGCAGGTTGCACGACCCTTCTTCCTTCTATACGTAGAATGCACAAGTAGATGTGCCTTTTCTCCAAGGACAAAGTGGGGTGAATTGTAATTTAAGCAGGGCGGGGTTTGGTGACTGAAGTCACCATCTTGGCCAGCCACATGAGAGTTTGGCATGGCCTTCACAGGATGATCAGTATCGGTCTGCAACTCATCCTCATCCTTCTTTCGAGTTATCTCTTTTTCAATAAGCCTGTTAGTTTCATCGGTCTGCCTCTCATCCTCATCCTTCTCTCAATTTATCTCTTCTTCAATAATTTTCTTAGTGGCCCCCTTCATTCACACGCATATTTTGGGTTGAACTAATTACTCCCTACCTAAAAAACAGATAAAAACATGTTTTAAATTTGTTTGAAtgtgagagagagagggaggcagagagagggggagagaagGGGAGGATACTACCATATCAATATTGTCAAGTTGAAATCATTCCGGAGCCTGTTCTAGAAACAGCCTCATCATATGAATgacaaacaacccacaatcacatCCATTAGGTTGTTGGGGAACCTGAATAGAAGCTAAATGTTAGTATTAAAAACAAACATAAAATCTAAATTATTTTTCTCACAATACCTTAACTATCTTTCTCTTGGTAGGTGGAAAATCTAACGGTTCTCCTTCCCACATTTCTTTGAGACCCCTACGTTGGTAAAACTTGCATATTAGACGACTTCTTATATAGCATATAATAAACACTAGACCACGACTTTTCTTACCATTCAATGATATCACAAATTTCATCACTCGGGTGATAATCATACGAGTCCATGTGGAGGATCAAAATCAAACCCGAGTCTTCTCACTCGATGAAGCACAGAATGACCAAAGTAAAATGACCCATATATTACAGAAAAAGAAAACCATTAAACATGAAAAACAAGTAGCATTGTATAGTATTATAAATACAAATTACTAATTTGAGAAGTTGTTTTAGAAACTTACTTAAAGCATATAGGGAAAAGTATGTAGGAATAATCGCCAAAGCTTCCTTTCCATTAATAGGACCACTTCTGAAGGACTTTTCCATGACTATTAGCCAATTTTGAATAAGAATATGTGTCAAGAACAAGGCTTCTTGCAAAAGATTTTGAAGACATCGTGCGCTTCAAATCCCTATccaaaaagaaataaaaaattaataaatataatgACATTCAAATAAGCTAAttcaagaaaagaaaaatattattCTGAACACAATTTATGTGTTTACCTTACGTAATAAGATAATACATCTACATGAATCGGGCATTTAGCTTCTATACTTTTCAAGAATTTGTAAGAAACATCTGCATGAACCACCTTGGAAGATGGTTGTGAAAAGAAA
Encoded here:
- the LOC141663544 gene encoding protein LOL1-like, yielding MPVPLAPYPLPPAPCTPPPNGSQSQLVCSGCRNLLLYPLGATSVCCAVCNAVTAVPPPGTENAQLVCGGCHTLLMYIRGATSVKCSCCHTVNLAMEANKVAHVNCGNCQMLLMYQYGAQSVRCAVCHFVTSVGVPTATVEQKLNC